In the Tenrec ecaudatus isolate mTenEca1 chromosome 16, mTenEca1.hap1, whole genome shotgun sequence genome, one interval contains:
- the CALHM2 gene encoding calcium homeostasis modulator protein 2 produces MAALIAENFRFLSLFFKSKDVMIFNGLVALGTVGSQELFSMVAFHCPCSPARNYLYGLAAIGVPALALFLIGVILNNHTWNLVAECQHRRGKNCSAAPIFLLLSSIVGRAAVAPVTWSVISLLRGEAYVCALSEFVDPSSLTAQAEGFPSVHAPEILARFPCRKGPANLLVFQEEVSRRLRYESQLFGWLLIGVVAILVFLTKCFKHYCSPLSYRQEAYWAQYRANEDRLFQRTAEMHSQVLAANNVRRFFGFVALNKEEEELVAKFSVEGTQPRPQWNAITGIYLYRENQGLPLYSRLHKWAKGLVGNGMAPDMEMAPLAS; encoded by the exons ATGGCAGCCCTGATCGCAGAGAACTTCcgcttcctctccctcttcttcaaaagcaaggatgtgatgATCTTTAATGGGCTGGTGGCGCTGGGGACGGTGGGCAGCCAGGAGCTGTTCAGCATGGTGGCCTTCCACTGCCCCTGCTCACCGGCCCGCAACTATCTGTATGGGCTGGCCGCCATCGGCGTGCCCGCCCTGGCGCTCTTCCTCATCGGCGTCATCCTCAACAACCACACGTGGAACCTCGTTGCTGAGTGCCAGCATCGGAGGGGCAAGAACTGCTCGGCCGCTCCCATCTTCCTGCTCCTGAGCTCCATCGTAGGCCGTGCGGCCGTGGCTCCTGTCACCTGGTCAGTCATCTCCCTGCTGCGCGGGGAGGCATACGTCTGCGCTCTCAGCGAGTTCGTGGACCCCTCCTCCCTCACAGCCCAGGCGGAGGGCTTCCCATCAGTCCACGCCCCTGAAATCTTGGCCAGATTCCCTTGCAGAAAGGGCCCCGCCAACCTGTTAGTCTTCCAGGAGGAGGTCAGCCGCAGGCTGCGGTACGAGTCCCAG CTCTTTGGGTGGCTGCTCATCGGCGTGGTGGCCATCCTGGTGTTCCTGACCAAGTGCTTCAAGCATTACTGCTCACCACTCAGCTACCGCCAGGAGGCCTACTGGGCACAGTACCGTGCCAATGAGGACCGGCTGTTCCAGCGCACGGCAGAGATGCACTCGCAGGTGCTCGCCGCCAACAACGTGCGCCGCTTCTTCGGCTTCGTGGCGCtcaacaaggaggaggaggagctggttGCCAAGTTCTCTGTGGAGGGGACCCAGCCGCGGCCCCAGTGGAACGCCATCACTGGCATCTACTTGTACCGGGAGAACCAGGGGCTCCCCCTCTACAGCCGCCTGCACAAGTGGGCCAAGGGCTTGGTGGGCAACGGCATGGCCCCTGACATGGAGATGGCCCCGCTCGCCTCCTAA
- the CALHM1 gene encoding calcium homeostasis modulator protein 1 — translation MDKFRMIFQFLQSNQESFMNGICGILALASAQMYSAFDFNCPCLPGYNAAYSAGILLAPPLVLFLLGLVLNNNVSMLAEEWKRPPGRRAKDPAVLRYMFCSMAQRALIAPVVWVAVTLLDGKCFLCAFCTAVPVATLGNSSVVPGLAPPELARLLARVPCPEIYDGDWLLAREVAVRYLRCISQALGWSFVLLTTLLAFVVRSVRPCFTQAAFLKSKYWSHYIDIERKLFDETCTEHAKAFAKVCIQQFFEAMNQDLELGHSHAVLASGPAAPVPADSTGEEKAKLRGITDQSAVNKLLTSWHQCKPPLRLCQEEPLMGNGWVGGGPRLPRKEVATYFSKV, via the exons ATGGACAAGTTCCGGATGATCTTCCAGTTCCTACAATCCAACCAGGAGTCCTTCATGAACGGCATCTGCGGCATCCTGGCTCTGGCCAGCGCCCAGATGTACTCAGCCTTTGACTTCAATTGCCCCTGCCTGCCCGGCTACAACGCGGCCTACAGCGCCGGCATCCTGCTGGCGCCCCCCCTCGTGCTCTTCCTGCTCGGCCTGGTCCTGAACAACAACGTGTCCATGCTGGCCGAGGAGTGGAAGCGCCCGCCGGGCCGCCGGGCCAAGGACCCTGCCGTGCTGCGCTACATGTTCTGCTCCATGGCCCAGCGCGCCCTCATCGCGCCCGTCGTCTGGGTGGCCGTCACGCTGCTGGACGGCAAGTGCTTTCTCTGCGCCTTCTGCACAGCCGTGCCTGTGGCCACGCTGGGCAACAGCAGCGTGGTGCCCGGCCTGGCTCCCCCCGAGCTTGCCCGGCTCCTGGCCCGGGTGCCCTGCCCTGAGATCTACGACGGCGACTGGCTGCTGGCCCGAGAGGTGGCAGTGCGCTACCTGCGCTGCATCTCCCAG GCACTGGGATGGTCCTTCGTGCTGCTGACCACACTGCTGGCCTTCGTGGTTCGCTCCGTGCGGCCCTGCTTCACGCAGGCCGCCTTCCTCAAGAGCAAGTACTGGTCCCACTACATCGACATCGAGCGCAAGCTCTTCGATGAGACATGCACAGAACATGCCAAGGCCTTTGCCAAGGTCTGCATCCAGCAGTTCTTCGAGGCCATGAACCAGGACCTAGAGCTGGGTCACAGCCATGCGGTGCTGGCCTCAGGCCCTGCTGCCCCGGTCCCCGCCGACAGCACCGGGGAAGAGAAGGCGAAGCTGCGAGGGATTACCGACCAAAGCGCCGTGAACAAGCTGCTCACCAGCTGGCACCAATGCAAGCCGCCACTGCGGCTGTGCCAGGAGGAGCCACTAATGGGCAATGGCTGGGTGGGCGGTGGGCCCCGGCTTCCCCGCAAAGAGGTGGCCACCTACTTCAGCAAAGTGTGA